The Prevotella sp. oral taxon 299 str. F0039 genome has a segment encoding these proteins:
- a CDS encoding pyridoxamine kinase — protein MSNILLINDMPGVGKVATAAMLPILSYMGHSVCNLPTALVSNTLDYGKFSILETTDYMQQVIPIWQQLGFEFNAIATGFIISEQQAKLVADYCLSEKKKKTKIFVDPIMGDNGSLYNGISHETVEMMKHLIAVADVCYPNYTEACFLTDTPFKDEGISEDEAKDLLLKLKEQGAVAALITSVKVNGTMCVVGCSEERDNKDFFFLPYDEIPVRFPGTGDIFSAILMGEVMKQRSLIDSTQKAMNVVERLIKLSLNNEDKKRGIDIERHLSDVL, from the coding sequence ATGAGTAATATCCTTTTAATAAACGATATGCCTGGAGTGGGCAAAGTGGCAACGGCTGCAATGCTCCCCATCTTGTCGTATATGGGGCACTCGGTGTGCAATCTTCCAACCGCATTGGTGTCTAATACGCTCGATTATGGTAAGTTTAGCATTCTCGAAACTACCGACTATATGCAGCAGGTCATTCCCATTTGGCAACAATTGGGCTTTGAGTTTAATGCCATTGCCACAGGTTTTATTATCTCAGAACAGCAGGCTAAGCTGGTGGCAGACTATTGTTTGAGCGAGAAAAAGAAGAAAACCAAGATCTTTGTAGACCCTATTATGGGAGATAATGGTAGTTTGTATAATGGTATTTCGCACGAAACGGTTGAGATGATGAAACATCTTATTGCCGTGGCAGATGTGTGTTATCCTAATTATACAGAGGCTTGTTTCTTAACCGACACGCCTTTTAAGGACGAAGGAATTAGTGAAGACGAGGCGAAAGACTTGCTTTTGAAACTAAAAGAACAAGGTGCTGTGGCTGCACTCATCACAAGTGTGAAGGTGAATGGCACAATGTGCGTGGTGGGTTGTAGTGAAGAAAGAGACAATAAAGATTTCTTTTTCTTGCCATATGATGAAATTCCTGTTCGTTTTCCTGGCACAGGCGACATCTTTTCTGCCATTCTTATGGGCGAAGTGATGAAACAACGCTCTTTAATTGATTCGACCCAAAAGGCGATGAACGTAGTAGAACGATTGATTAAGCTGAGTCTAAACAATGAAGATAAGAAGCGAGGAATAGACATCGAACGGCATTTATCCGACGTGTTATAG
- a CDS encoding DUF6804 family protein, with protein sequence MDKLLNKIGAGLALALLLCLFPMPYGYYTLIRFTAMIIFGCMAFNFYKNKQIVFCLIAGFLSLLFQPFFKMAFGRAIWNLIDVIVAISLFLLWYKNKNN encoded by the coding sequence ATGGATAAACTACTTAATAAAATCGGTGCAGGTCTGGCATTAGCTTTATTATTATGCTTATTTCCAATGCCTTATGGGTATTACACTTTGATAAGATTTACTGCTATGATAATCTTTGGATGTATGGCATTCAACTTCTATAAGAATAAACAAATAGTATTTTGCTTAATAGCAGGTTTCCTTTCATTGCTATTTCAGCCATTTTTCAAAATGGCTTTTGGTAGAGCAATATGGAATCTGATAGATGTTATTGTGGCAATATCATTATTTCTACTATGGTATAAAAACAAAAATAATTGA
- the tsf gene encoding translation elongation factor Ts, whose product MGVTIAEIQKLRKLTGAGLADVKKALVEAEGDIDRAIELVRERGLAIAAKRSDRETSNGCVLVKVQDNFGAMIALKCETDFVANGKDYIQLTQDILDAAVSAKAKSLEEVQELTLANGRKVAEAVAERSGITGEKMELDGYNYLEGENIYTYNHQNINVLCTMVQTNKPAEAQGHAVTMQVAAMNPVALDEAGVPQKVKDEELKVAIEKTREEQAAKGKNLPDAMLQQIAQGRLKKFYKENCLLEQEFIQDSKLSVAEYLHQTDKDLTVTAFRRFTLRAE is encoded by the coding sequence ATGGGTGTAACAATTGCAGAGATTCAAAAGCTTCGTAAGCTTACAGGTGCAGGTCTTGCAGATGTAAAGAAAGCTCTTGTTGAAGCTGAAGGCGATATCGATCGTGCTATAGAACTTGTACGTGAAAGAGGTTTAGCTATTGCTGCTAAGCGTTCAGATCGTGAAACTTCAAACGGTTGTGTGCTTGTTAAAGTACAAGATAACTTCGGTGCAATGATCGCATTAAAGTGCGAAACAGACTTCGTTGCTAACGGAAAAGACTATATTCAACTAACTCAAGACATCCTAGATGCAGCGGTTTCAGCTAAAGCTAAGAGCCTTGAAGAAGTACAAGAACTTACTCTTGCTAATGGCAGAAAGGTTGCTGAAGCAGTTGCAGAGCGTTCAGGTATCACTGGAGAAAAGATGGAATTAGATGGTTATAACTACCTTGAAGGAGAAAACATCTACACATATAACCACCAAAACATCAACGTTCTTTGCACAATGGTACAAACAAACAAGCCAGCAGAAGCTCAAGGTCACGCTGTAACTATGCAAGTTGCTGCTATGAACCCAGTTGCTCTTGATGAAGCAGGTGTACCTCAAAAGGTTAAAGACGAAGAGTTAAAGGTTGCTATTGAGAAGACTCGTGAAGAGCAAGCAGCTAAAGGTAAGAACCTTCCAGATGCTATGTTACAACAAATTGCACAAGGAAGATTGAAGAAGTTCTACAAAGAAAACTGCCTTCTTGAACAAGAATTCATTCAAGATAGCAAGCTAAGCGTTGCAGAATATCTTCACCAAACAGATAAAGATCTAACTGTAACAGCATTCCGTCGCTTTACTTTGCGTGCAGAATAA
- the rpsB gene encoding 30S ribosomal protein S2 — MSRTNFDQLLQAGSHFGHLRRKWNPAMAPYIFMERNGIHIIDLNKTVAKVDEAADALKQIAKSGKKILFVATKKQAKEIVAEKASSVNMPYVVERWPGGMLTNFPTIRKAVKKMTNIDKLMNDGTFSNLSKRELLQITRQRAKLEKNLGSISDLTRLPSALFVIDVMKEHIAIKEAQRLGIPVFAIVDTNSDPRLVDYVIPANDDAKDSIDVILTACCSAIAEGLTERKLEKADEKAAAEQAEVAADAKPKRARKARKEEAPATEEAEAKTEE, encoded by the coding sequence ATGTCAAGAACAAATTTTGACCAACTATTGCAAGCAGGTAGTCATTTTGGACACCTTCGCCGCAAGTGGAATCCCGCAATGGCTCCATATATCTTTATGGAACGTAACGGTATTCATATCATCGACCTTAACAAAACAGTTGCTAAGGTAGACGAAGCAGCAGATGCTTTAAAGCAAATCGCTAAGTCAGGTAAGAAGATTTTATTCGTCGCTACTAAAAAACAAGCTAAGGAAATCGTTGCAGAAAAGGCTTCTAGCGTTAACATGCCATACGTTGTTGAACGTTGGCCAGGTGGTATGCTTACTAACTTCCCTACTATTCGTAAGGCAGTTAAGAAGATGACTAACATCGATAAATTGATGAATGACGGTACATTCTCTAACCTTTCAAAGCGTGAATTGCTTCAAATTACACGTCAACGTGCTAAGCTTGAAAAGAACTTAGGTTCTATTTCAGATCTTACTCGTTTACCTTCTGCTCTTTTCGTAATCGATGTTATGAAAGAACATATTGCGATTAAAGAAGCTCAACGTTTAGGTATTCCTGTATTTGCAATCGTTGATACAAACTCTGATCCTCGTCTTGTAGACTATGTTATCCCTGCAAATGACGACGCAAAAGATAGTATTGATGTAATTCTTACTGCTTGTTGCTCTGCAATTGCTGAAGGTTTAACAGAGCGTAAGCTTGAAAAAGCAGACGAGAAAGCAGCAGCAGAACAAGCTGAAGTAGCTGCAGATGCTAAACCAAAGCGTGCTCGCAAGGCTCGCAAAGAGGAAGCTCCTGCTACTGAAGAGGCTGAAGCTAAGACAGAAGAATAA
- the rpsI gene encoding 30S ribosomal protein S9 encodes MEMINAIGRRKSAVARVYLTEGTGKITINKKDLETYFPSAILQYVVKQPLQLLEAEGKYDIKVNLDGGGFTGQSQALRLAIARALVKVNAEDKKSLKDEGFLTRDSRVVERKKPGQPKARRRFQFSKR; translated from the coding sequence ATGGAAATGATTAATGCAATTGGTCGCCGTAAAAGTGCAGTAGCACGTGTTTACTTAACAGAAGGAACCGGCAAGATCACAATCAATAAAAAAGATCTCGAAACATATTTCCCATCTGCAATTTTGCAGTATGTGGTAAAACAACCACTTCAACTACTTGAAGCAGAAGGAAAATACGACATCAAAGTAAACCTCGATGGTGGAGGTTTCACAGGCCAAAGCCAAGCATTGCGTCTTGCAATCGCTCGTGCATTGGTTAAAGTTAACGCAGAAGACAAGAAGTCTTTGAAAGATGAAGGATTCTTAACACGTGACTCTCGTGTAGTTGAACGTAAGAAACCAGGTCAACCAAAGGCTCGTCGTCGCTTCCAATTCAGCAAGCGTTAA